A stretch of the Dichotomicrobium thermohalophilum genome encodes the following:
- a CDS encoding O-methyltransferase, producing the protein MPDYQMFKDVDAYIADHFIVDDPALDAAEAAAESAGLPNIAVSPVLGKYLYLLAKLMGARRILEIGTLGGYSTTWLARALPEDGHVVTLEYEPKHAGVARANLDRAAVGPWVEIIVGEAVASLRELEERGEPPFDMVFIDADKENYVNYLDWSIKLCRPGALIIADNVVRDGRVLDPTSNDPRVQGVQAFNDALAKNPRVEAIVTQMVGQKGYDGIALARLRE; encoded by the coding sequence ATGCCTGATTACCAGATGTTCAAGGATGTCGACGCCTACATCGCCGATCATTTCATCGTGGACGACCCGGCGCTGGACGCCGCCGAAGCGGCCGCCGAGTCCGCAGGGTTGCCGAACATCGCAGTCTCGCCGGTGCTGGGCAAATACCTGTACCTTCTGGCGAAACTGATGGGCGCCAGGCGTATTCTGGAGATCGGGACGCTGGGCGGCTACAGCACCACCTGGCTGGCCCGCGCGCTGCCCGAGGACGGGCACGTCGTGACACTGGAATACGAACCCAAGCACGCCGGCGTGGCGCGAGCCAATCTTGACCGCGCTGCAGTGGGGCCGTGGGTCGAGATCATCGTCGGCGAGGCGGTCGCCTCCCTGCGCGAACTGGAAGAGCGCGGCGAACCTCCCTTCGACATGGTTTTCATCGACGCCGACAAGGAGAACTACGTCAATTACCTGGACTGGTCGATCAAGCTCTGCCGCCCCGGCGCGTTGATTATCGCGGACAATGTCGTGCGTGACGGCCGCGTCCTGGACCCGACCTCGAACGATCCCCGGGTGCAGGGCGTGCAGGCTTTCAACGACGCGCTGGCCAAAAATCCGCGCGTCGAAGCCATTGTGACCCAGATGGTGGGACAGAAAGGCTATGATGGCATCGCGCTTGCCAGGCTGCGCGAGTGA
- a CDS encoding long-chain-fatty-acid--CoA ligase yields MDPIWLDSYPPGVPSEIDPDKYRSIGEMFSESAARYADYPAFTCMGKTYSYGELDRLSRAFAAYLQGELCLERGARVAIMMPNVLQYPIAMLGVLRAGYTVVNCNPLYTPRELGGQLADSGAKAIVIVENFAHTLEQVLDQTDVEHVIVTRLGDMLDFPKASIVNLVVKRVKKMVPQWHIPGALWFKETLSAGAKRAYQPVDVGPDELAFLQYTGGTTGIPKGAMLSHRNMIANLEQAHAWIKPHVREGQEVIVTALPLYHIFALLANCLTFMKIGAKNVLITNPRDIPAFVKELSTEPFTALTGVNTLFNALLHNEDFRKLDFSALRLTLGGGMAVQKSVAHEWKEVTGTPLVEAYGLTETSPAATINPLEIEEYTGSIGLPISSTEVSIRTPEGEEVRVGEPGELCIRGPQVMKGYWQKPDETALVFTEDGFLRTGDMARIDDDGFIYIIDRTKDMINVSGFNVYPNEIESVIASHPGIVEAGVVGIPDEQSGETVKAVVVKKDPDLTEDDIIAFCREQMTPYKVPRQIEFRDELPKSVVGKILRRELRDNA; encoded by the coding sequence ATGGACCCGATCTGGCTCGACAGCTATCCGCCCGGCGTTCCCAGCGAGATCGACCCAGACAAATACCGCTCCATCGGCGAGATGTTTTCAGAAAGCGCGGCGCGCTATGCGGATTATCCCGCCTTCACCTGTATGGGGAAAACGTACTCTTACGGGGAACTCGACCGGCTGTCGCGCGCATTTGCCGCCTATCTGCAGGGCGAATTGTGTCTGGAGCGCGGTGCGCGCGTGGCGATCATGATGCCGAACGTGCTGCAGTACCCGATCGCCATGCTGGGCGTCCTGCGGGCGGGCTATACAGTGGTCAACTGCAATCCGCTCTACACTCCGCGAGAGTTGGGCGGGCAACTCGCGGACTCCGGCGCCAAGGCGATCGTGATTGTCGAGAACTTCGCGCACACGCTGGAGCAGGTGCTGGATCAGACCGATGTCGAGCATGTTATCGTCACCCGCCTTGGGGACATGCTCGACTTTCCCAAGGCCAGCATCGTCAATCTCGTGGTCAAGCGCGTGAAGAAGATGGTGCCGCAATGGCATATTCCCGGCGCCCTTTGGTTCAAAGAGACCCTGTCGGCCGGCGCGAAAAGGGCCTATCAGCCGGTGGACGTCGGCCCGGATGAACTGGCCTTCCTGCAATACACCGGCGGGACAACCGGCATCCCGAAAGGCGCGATGCTCTCTCACCGCAATATGATCGCCAATCTCGAGCAGGCCCATGCCTGGATCAAGCCGCATGTGCGTGAGGGGCAGGAGGTCATTGTCACGGCGCTGCCGCTCTATCACATCTTCGCGCTGCTCGCGAACTGCCTGACCTTCATGAAGATCGGCGCCAAGAACGTCCTCATCACCAATCCCCGCGACATACCCGCATTCGTGAAGGAGCTGAGCACCGAGCCGTTCACTGCACTGACCGGCGTCAACACGCTCTTTAACGCTCTGTTGCACAATGAGGACTTCCGAAAGCTGGACTTCTCCGCGCTGCGCTTGACGCTGGGCGGGGGCATGGCTGTGCAGAAGAGCGTCGCGCATGAATGGAAGGAGGTCACGGGGACGCCGCTGGTCGAGGCCTATGGCCTCACCGAGACATCACCGGCCGCGACCATCAACCCGCTCGAGATTGAGGAATACACCGGCTCGATCGGACTGCCGATCTCCTCCACGGAAGTCTCGATCCGCACGCCGGAAGGCGAGGAAGTGCGCGTCGGCGAGCCCGGCGAGTTATGCATCCGCGGCCCGCAGGTGATGAAGGGCTACTGGCAAAAGCCGGATGAAACCGCGCTGGTGTTCACCGAGGATGGTTTCCTGCGCACGGGCGACATGGCCAGGATCGATGATGATGGGTTCATATATATCATCGACCGTACCAAGGACATGATCAACGTGTCCGGCTTCAACGTCTATCCCAACGAGATCGAGTCGGTGATCGCCTCCCATCCCGGTATTGTGGAGGCCGGCGTGGTCGGCATTCCGGACGAGCAGTCCGGCGAGACGGTCAAGGCCGTGGTGGTCAAGAAGGACCCCGACCTCACCGAGGACGACATCATCGCTTTCTGCCGCGAACAGATGACCCCGTACAAGGTGCCGCGTCAGATCGAATTCCGCGATGAACTCCCGAAGTCGGTTGTTGGCAAGATTTTGCGGCGAGAGTTGCGTGATAACGCCTAG
- a CDS encoding L,D-transpeptidase: protein MVSFSKRYSPGTIIVSFGDRRLYHVRKRGRAMSYPIAVPRPEARWGGTLRVSQKRVNPSWRPTARMRREDPTLPAYVPGGHPRNPLGSRALYLGSTLYRIHGTDAPQLIGRQVSSGCIRMHNSHVEELYRKTRVGARVIVTSRRFRTSAIASSPSSNSFGSSGSSSSRDWDPFNRNF, encoded by the coding sequence ATGGTGTCGTTCTCGAAGCGGTATAGCCCGGGGACAATTATCGTCAGCTTCGGTGATCGGCGCCTGTATCATGTGCGCAAGCGTGGCCGTGCCATGAGCTATCCGATCGCCGTGCCGCGCCCTGAGGCGCGCTGGGGCGGCACGCTGCGCGTGTCGCAGAAGCGAGTTAACCCGAGCTGGAGGCCGACCGCGCGCATGCGCCGCGAGGATCCGACGCTGCCGGCTTACGTGCCGGGCGGTCATCCGCGCAATCCGCTGGGCAGCCGGGCGCTGTACCTCGGCAGCACGCTGTACCGCATTCACGGTACTGACGCGCCGCAACTCATTGGCCGGCAGGTTTCGAGCGGCTGCATCCGCATGCACAATTCGCATGTCGAGGAGCTGTATCGGAAGACGCGTGTCGGCGCCCGCGTGATCGTCACTTCGCGCCGGTTCCGCACCTCGGCGATCGCAAGCTCGCCGTCGTCGAACAGTTTCGGCTCCTCGGGGTCCTCGTCGTCCCGCGACTGGGATCCGTTCAACCGGAACTTCTGA
- the crtI gene encoding phytoene desaturase family protein: protein MDIATDRVNGGDSEAIASPYVSTGGKGRAVVVGAGFGGMAAALRMRAKGYNVTMFDRAPRCGGRAQVFERDGFRHDAGPTVITADFLFRELFELFGKRLEDYLTLVPLDPWYRFRFPDGSTFDYGGTVEDTLNEIRKFEPADADGYLKLLAHSEKLFDAGFTRLADQPFHNPLTMIGQIPTLVRLKSHNTVWQLICKHLKNEKIRQAFSIQPLLVGGSPFDTTSIYGLIHYLERKWGVYFAMGGTGAIVDALHKLMEEEGVEVRLNTTIDKIETSNGRVTGVRLPDGETESADVVVSNADPLHLYRHMLDEKDRGWAARIKSKYMRKSMGLYVLYFGTTKSYPDVAHHTIWLGKRYRELLDEIFKQKKLADDFSLYVHRPTATDPSFAPEGCDSFYVLCPVPNLDGNIDWDAEGPRLRQRIVDALDETMLPGLNESITADFYMTPADFKQDYLSEAGAGFSVAPHFTQSAWFRFHNRAEGPAGLYLVGAGTHPGAGMPGVLCSAKVVEKLVPAPEHAPV, encoded by the coding sequence ATGGACATTGCAACGGATCGGGTGAACGGCGGCGATTCCGAGGCGATCGCCTCGCCGTATGTGAGCACCGGCGGCAAGGGCCGCGCGGTCGTGGTCGGGGCGGGCTTCGGCGGCATGGCGGCGGCGCTCCGCATGAGGGCCAAGGGCTACAACGTCACCATGTTTGACCGCGCACCGCGCTGCGGCGGGCGGGCGCAGGTGTTTGAACGCGATGGCTTTCGCCACGATGCCGGGCCGACTGTCATCACCGCCGATTTCCTGTTCCGTGAGCTGTTCGAGTTGTTCGGCAAGCGGCTGGAGGATTATCTCACGCTTGTCCCGCTTGACCCCTGGTACCGCTTTCGCTTCCCCGATGGCAGCACCTTCGACTATGGGGGCACGGTCGAGGACACGCTGAATGAAATCCGCAAATTCGAGCCAGCCGATGCAGACGGTTACCTGAAGCTGCTTGCCCATTCGGAAAAGCTCTTCGATGCCGGCTTCACGCGCCTGGCCGACCAGCCGTTCCACAACCCGCTCACGATGATCGGGCAGATCCCCACGCTGGTGCGCCTGAAGAGCCACAACACGGTCTGGCAGCTGATCTGCAAGCATCTGAAGAATGAAAAGATTCGCCAGGCCTTCTCAATCCAGCCTCTGCTCGTGGGCGGCAGTCCGTTCGACACCACCAGTATCTACGGGCTGATCCATTACCTTGAGCGTAAATGGGGCGTGTATTTCGCCATGGGCGGCACCGGCGCGATCGTGGACGCGCTGCACAAGCTGATGGAAGAAGAAGGCGTCGAGGTCCGGCTGAACACGACCATCGACAAGATCGAGACGTCGAACGGTCGGGTCACCGGCGTCCGGCTGCCGGATGGCGAGACGGAGTCGGCCGATGTCGTGGTCTCGAATGCCGACCCGCTGCATCTGTACCGGCACATGCTGGATGAGAAGGACCGCGGCTGGGCCGCGCGGATCAAGAGCAAGTACATGCGCAAGTCGATGGGGCTGTACGTCCTCTATTTCGGCACGACGAAGTCGTACCCGGACGTCGCGCACCACACCATCTGGCTGGGCAAGCGCTACAGAGAGCTTCTTGACGAAATCTTCAAGCAGAAGAAGCTCGCCGACGACTTCTCCCTCTATGTTCACCGTCCGACGGCGACCGACCCGAGCTTCGCGCCGGAAGGCTGCGACTCGTTTTACGTTCTATGCCCGGTGCCGAATCTCGACGGCAACATCGACTGGGACGCCGAAGGGCCGCGCTTGCGGCAACGCATCGTCGACGCGCTGGACGAGACCATGCTGCCCGGCCTGAACGAGTCGATTACGGCCGATTTCTACATGACGCCTGCCGACTTCAAGCAGGACTATCTCAGTGAGGCGGGGGCGGGCTTCTCGGTCGCGCCGCACTTCACCCAATCCGCCTGGTTCCGCTTCCATAACCGCGCCGAAGGGCCGGCGGGCCTGTATCTCGTTGGAGCGGGCACGCATCCGGGCGCAGGGATGCCGGGCGTGTTGTGTTCTGCCAAGGTTGTCGAGAAGCTCGTGCCGGCGCCTGAACACGCGCCTGTGTAG
- the fni gene encoding type 2 isopentenyl-diphosphate Delta-isomerase has protein sequence MADIVTRKDEHLNIVLGGGATGKPGATGFDAVRFEHVALPEMDMDDVDVSTLFLGHELGAPLLISSMTGGVDRAAQINANLAEAARELNIALAVGSQRVAIETGEMAGFDRSLRDKAGSAPILANFGAAQLKTWNGPDAARRAVEMIDANALIIHVNPLQEALQPGGDRNWSGLLGEIETLARMADVPIIVKEVGAGISGVTARKLVDAGVAAVDVAGAGGTSWAAVEGARLKDPVARAAAKPFADWGIPTAHAVADARRLCPEATIIASGGIRHGLDVARAIRLGADLAGTAAGVLDAALTSAEAVVEHFQSVIGALRVACFCTGSHTLADLRQARLIQPGGLGSEGPGES, from the coding sequence ATGGCCGACATAGTCACACGCAAGGACGAGCACCTCAACATCGTACTCGGCGGCGGCGCGACCGGAAAGCCGGGCGCAACCGGCTTCGATGCGGTGCGCTTCGAGCACGTCGCCCTGCCCGAGATGGATATGGACGACGTGGACGTGTCCACCCTCTTTCTGGGGCATGAATTGGGCGCGCCGCTGCTGATCAGCTCGATGACAGGCGGCGTCGACCGCGCGGCGCAGATCAACGCCAATCTCGCAGAGGCGGCGCGAGAGCTGAACATCGCACTGGCAGTCGGCTCGCAGCGCGTGGCGATCGAGACCGGAGAGATGGCCGGCTTCGACCGCAGCCTGCGCGACAAGGCCGGCTCGGCGCCGATCCTCGCCAATTTTGGCGCTGCGCAGCTCAAGACCTGGAACGGACCGGACGCCGCGCGCCGGGCCGTCGAGATGATCGACGCCAACGCCCTCATCATTCACGTCAATCCGCTGCAAGAGGCGCTGCAGCCCGGCGGCGACCGCAACTGGTCGGGCCTGCTCGGCGAGATCGAAACGCTCGCGCGAATGGCGGATGTGCCGATCATCGTGAAGGAGGTCGGCGCGGGCATTTCCGGGGTGACAGCACGCAAGCTGGTCGATGCCGGGGTCGCGGCGGTGGATGTCGCCGGGGCGGGTGGAACGAGCTGGGCAGCCGTCGAGGGCGCGCGGCTCAAGGATCCGGTGGCCCGCGCGGCGGCCAAACCGTTCGCCGACTGGGGCATCCCGACCGCTCACGCGGTGGCCGATGCGCGCCGGCTTTGCCCCGAGGCCACGATCATCGCTTCTGGCGGCATCCGTCATGGGCTGGACGTCGCGCGCGCGATCCGGCTCGGGGCCGACTTGGCCGGCACGGCCGCAGGCGTCCTCGATGCCGCATTGACATCGGCTGAGGCCGTCGTCGAACACTTCCAGAGCGTCATCGGGGCGCTGCGCGTGGCCTGCTTCTGCACGGGCAGCCACACGCTGGCCGATCTCAGGCAGGCGCGTCTTATTCAACCGGGGGGCCTGGGCAGCGAAGGCCCGGGAGAAAGCTGA
- a CDS encoding polyprenyl synthetase family protein: protein MHQHIHNVVSQIGKQIDAALEEAVPETTGAGDDLTRAIRHSLLAPGKRARGVLLMLAAGHGQAERPEAFAPACAIEMVHAASLIFDDLPSMDNATLRRGRPASHCEFGEATAILAGIALLNEAYAVVSAEHRLDGDCRADLTRMLSGSVGLEGLVAGQFADLHAKAPMTAEQIESIHARKTGALFAAAAQMGGRVAGRSAADIEALRDFGMSIGVAFQTFDDLLDAVSSRETASKTVRHDGEKPTLVRLNGVEAAEEAARAGMDRAMAQVSELGPDGQLLAQFAGQLADILCSKMKQRPEAGTDTTSMS from the coding sequence ATGCACCAACATATTCATAACGTGGTTTCGCAAATCGGCAAACAGATCGACGCCGCACTGGAAGAGGCGGTCCCCGAAACCACAGGCGCAGGCGACGATCTGACCCGTGCGATCCGCCATAGTCTGCTGGCGCCGGGCAAGCGGGCGAGGGGCGTGCTCCTGATGCTGGCGGCCGGGCACGGGCAGGCAGAGCGGCCTGAAGCCTTCGCGCCGGCCTGCGCGATCGAAATGGTGCATGCCGCCTCTCTGATCTTCGACGACCTGCCGTCGATGGACAACGCCACGCTGCGCCGCGGCCGGCCGGCCAGTCACTGCGAGTTTGGCGAGGCGACGGCCATCCTGGCAGGTATTGCGCTGTTGAACGAAGCCTATGCCGTTGTCAGTGCGGAACACCGCCTTGACGGCGATTGCCGCGCGGACCTGACACGCATGCTGAGCGGCTCGGTCGGGCTGGAAGGGCTGGTGGCTGGCCAATTCGCCGATCTGCACGCCAAGGCGCCGATGACGGCCGAACAGATCGAGTCGATTCACGCGCGAAAAACCGGCGCGCTGTTCGCTGCTGCCGCGCAGATGGGCGGGCGCGTCGCTGGCCGGTCGGCCGCCGATATCGAAGCGCTCAGAGATTTCGGCATGTCGATTGGCGTGGCATTCCAGACCTTTGATGATCTACTAGATGCCGTCAGCTCGCGCGAGACGGCAAGCAAGACGGTCCGCCATGACGGCGAGAAGCCGACGCTTGTGCGTCTGAATGGCGTGGAGGCTGCCGAGGAGGCGGCGCGCGCGGGCATGGACCGGGCGATGGCGCAGGTGAGCGAGCTCGGGCCGGACGGCCAGCTCCTGGCGCAGTTTGCCGGCCAGCTCGCCGACATTCTCTGCTCCAAGATGAAACAGCGTCCCGAAGCCGGGACCGATACCACGAGCATGTCCTGA